The proteins below are encoded in one region of Rana temporaria chromosome 2, aRanTem1.1, whole genome shotgun sequence:
- the LOC120926430 gene encoding cytochrome c oxidase assembly factor 5: MPKYYEDKEEDSHPCAGAKEDLKSCLLKSECVLQEGKTPKECLREGHCRPLQISFFECKRSVLDNRARFRGRKGY; the protein is encoded by the exons ATGCCGAAGTACTATGAGGATAAGGAGGAGGATAGTCACCCCTGTGCAGGGGCGAAGGAGGATCTTAAGAGCTGCCTGCTGAAGAGTGAATGTGTGCTGCAG GAAGGAAAGACACCCAAGGAGTGTTTAAGAGAAGGCCACTGCAGACCTCTGCAAATCAGCTTTTTTGAGTGTAAAAGATCAGTT CTGGACAACCGAGCACGCTTTCGAGGGAGAAAAGGTTACTGA